In Cydia pomonella isolate Wapato2018A chromosome 27, ilCydPomo1, whole genome shotgun sequence, a single genomic region encodes these proteins:
- the LOC133532797 gene encoding uncharacterized protein LOC133532797: MAFSLRKMLSNINYFGKPGDTGYEEAKRAQKHFGETSEGIDFERTEPDSTSRYATSLKLPESVKNFAAKKSSLSDTDILNVPETPVSKKAKRKCKKLKVDVDARISDSQENSDDTPSENTPKHVHLEVKSADIFKDFDFNKSFDFGLSDDDSDDNGDIQSLSDHSDSDGSITSREKVKMCRKVQPMQEEQLARSTSLESFGDVELDKNEEERISLLVNYQNKLEKIDYFMKKLLSDFQFNIEVSKIFHCRSLVPTVLGGEVKQPKMLDAAFVDSRAPSPSGPWNVIVEKEDVITKQKFKKQLMSVKHTIDEFVNCYLNESKERKPFTTKLRSKKKMRHFDFPDLREAMVNLFGTEEQNTDLCDSKCICNCHSQSESDSGLTSKSDERSLSNQSITSSIGNFSLDSSTLTAYSESLDQIVSYCSFQDTSLYSDLLQIPAIERITFYVQVHSVQLKCEATNQDFECKNVIKFYCPTCKITETDENSLLRHILSQTHCEKIHFQYKTAYIKKCVAAGKEIQPSTVLNPMTMYRDVNKIVCFGDAVYACSLCFENPIAGESILMAHILEPEHIERREKLDEIIE; the protein is encoded by the coding sequence GGAAGATGCTTTCTAACATCAATTATTTCGGTAAACCAGGCGACACTGGGTACGAGGAGGCCAAACGAGCACAAAAACATTTTGGCGAAACATCGGAAGGCATAGATTTCGAGAGAACCGAGCCCGATTCCACATCCAGGTATGCTACAAGCCTAAAATTACCCGAATCTGTCAAAAATTTTGCTGCTAAGAAGTCTTCTCTCTCTGATACTGATATCTTAAACGTCCCTGAAACGCCAGTTTCAAAGAAAGCTAAacgaaaatgtaaaaaactaAAGGTCGATGTAGACGCGAGAATCAGCGATAGTCAGGAAAATTCAGATGATACTCCCAGCGAGAACACACCGAAACATGTGCATTTGGAGGTCAAGAGTGCTGATATATTCAAAGACTTTGATTTTAACAAGTCATTTGATTTTGGCTTGTCTGATGACGATTCTGATGATAATGGCGATATTCAGTCTCTCTCAGACCATTCGGACTCTGATGGTTCTATAACATCACGAGAGAAAGTCAAAATGTGTCGTAAAGTGCAACCAATGCAGGAAGAACAGTTGGCACGATCCACCAGTCTTGAGTCGTTTGGAGACGTGGAGCTGGATAAGAATGAAGAAGAACGGATCTCTCTCCTTGTTAACTATCAAAACAAATTAGAGAAAATTGATTATTTCATGAAAAAACTTCTGTCTGATTTCCAATTTAATATAGAAGTCTCCAAAATATTCCATTGCCGATCTCTTGTGCCAACTGTACTAGGGGGTGAAGTAAAACAGCCAAAGATGCTAGATGCCGCATTTGTGGACAGCCGCGCTCCAAGCCCTTCAGGTCCATGGAATGTCATTGTTGAAAAAGAAGATGTTATTACcaagcaaaaatttaaaaagcagCTTATGTCTGTAAAACATACTATAGATGAATTTGTCAATTGTTATTTAAATGAATCAAAAGAAAGAAAACCTTTTACAACTAAGCTGAGGAGTAAGAAGAAAATGCGACACTTTGATTTTCCAGATCTGCGAGAAGCCATGGTTAATCTATTTGGCACAGAAGAACAGAACACAGATCTGTGTGACTCCAAATGTATCTGTAACTGTCACTCTCAGTCTGAATCGGACTCTGGCTTGACTTCTAAATCGGATGAAAGATCTCTATCAAATCAATCTATAACATCATCAATCGGTAACTTCAGCTTAGATTCGTCCACCTTAACAGCTTATTCCGAATCTCTTGATCAAATTGTCAGCTACTGCAGCTTCCAAGACACTAGCCTGTACAGCGACTTGCTTCAAATACCAGCCATTGAACGTATCACATTCTACGTACAAGTCCACAGTGTTCAGCTCAAGTGTGAAGCAACCAATCAAGATTTTGAATGCAAGAATGTCATAAAATTCTACTGCCCTACTTGTAAAATCACTGAAACTGATGAGAACAGTCTGCTACGTCATATTTTGAGCCAAACACATTGTGAGAAGatacattttcaatacaaaacaGCTTATATAAAAAAGTGTGTTGCTGCTGGAAAAGAAATACAGCCAAGTACAGTGCTGAATCCGATGACAATGTACCGGGATGTTAACAAGATTGTTTGCTTCGGAGACGCTGTGTACGCCTGCTCCCTGTGCTTCGAGAATCCTATCGCCGGCGAATCCATTCTGATGGCACACATTTTAGAGCCCGAACATATTGAGAGACGTGAAAAGCTAGATGAAATCATAGAGTAa